A section of the Triticum dicoccoides isolate Atlit2015 ecotype Zavitan chromosome 7A, WEW_v2.0, whole genome shotgun sequence genome encodes:
- the LOC119330234 gene encoding protein PHOSPHATE STARVATION RESPONSE 3-like, producing the protein MSSHGVVAVKPIATPDKTTHSYACGSTQSSVHKLLDSKLDHLGLLDDNLSSTSQSSDIKTELIRTSSLGRSSLPFNLQRRSPEPDPESPLSHVSHPNFSEPMASNSSTFCTSLFSSSSTNSAPCRRMGALPFLPHPPKYEQQVLPGQSSTSSLQLSGDTGNVHDEAEQADDIKDFLNLSAGDASDGSFHGENQAFAFAEAEQMEFQFLSEQLGIAITDNEESPQLDDIYDTPPPQMSSLPVSSCSNQILQNPGSPAKLPLSSSRSSSGSAAANKSRLRWTLELHERFVEAVNKLEGPDKATPKGVLKLMKVEGLTIYHVKSHLQKYRHAKYIPEIKEEKKASSDLKKVQPGSSGSDPFKNKNLAEALRMQMEVQKQLHEQLEVQRQLQLRIEEHAKYLQRILEEQQKVGSGSSLSLKTPTEPSESTSKDRTEPEEATTSSPQTSKNSEAGSPCS; encoded by the exons ATGAGCTCCCATGGTGTTGTTGCCGTGAAGCCAATCGCCACGCCGGACAAAACCACGCATTCTTATGCTTGTGGATCCACACAGTCTTCAGTTCATAAGCTGCTGGACTCTAAACTGGACCACCTTGGGCTGTTGGATGATAATCTGTCATCCACCAGTCAGTCATCAGACATCAAGACCGAGCTGATCCGAACGTCGAGCCTGGGAAGAAGCAGCCTGCCATTTAACCTTCAGAGAAGAAGCCCTGAGCCTGATCCTGAAAGTCCATTGTCTCATGTCTCGCACCCCAATTTTTCAGAGCCCATGGCCTCAAACTCTTCAACGTTCTGCACAAGTTTATTCTCATCATCTTCGACAAACTCGGCGCCTTGCCGGCGAATGGGTGCTCTGCCTTTCCTGCCTCACCCTCCCAAGTATGAGCAGCAGGTTCTCCCAGGGCAGTCATCAACCTCCTCCCTGCAGCTCAGTGGTGACACAGGCAATGTTCATGACGAGGCTGAACAGGCAGATGACATAAAAGACTTCCTCAATCTTTCTGCTGGAGATGCTTCTGATGGCAGCTTCCATGGTGAAAACCAAGCGTTTGCTTTCGCCGAGGCCGAGCAGATGGAGTTCCAGTTCTTGTCTGAGCAGCTAGGGATCGCCATCACCGATAATGAGGAGAGCCCCCAATTAGAT GACATATACGACACGCCGCCGCCTCAAATGTCGTCGCTTCCGGTCTCATCCTGCTCCAACCAGATCCTGCAGAATCCAGGATCTCCGGCTAAACTGCCGCTTAGCTCGTCGCGGTCATCTTCTGGATCTGCAGCAGCTAACAAGTCAAGATTGAGGTGGACACTGGAGCTCCACGAGCGTTTCGTAGAGGCAGTGAACAAGCTCGAAGGGCCTGACA AAGCAACTCCCAAGGGCGTTCTGAAGCTTATGAAAGTGGAAGGCCTGACCATCTACCATGTAAAGAGTCATTTGCAG AAGTACCGACACGCAAAGTATATTCCAGAGATCAAAGAAG AAAAGAAGGCTTCCTCGGACCTTAAGAAAGTACAACCGGGTAGCAGTGGAAGCGATCCGTTCAAAAACAA GAACTTGGCAGAAGCTCTACGGATGCAAATGGAGGTTCAGAAGCAGCTCCATGAACAGCTAGAG GTGCAAAGGCAGCTGCAGCTACGCATAGAAGAACACGCGAAATACTTGCAGAGGATACTGGAAGAGCAGCAGAAGGTCGGCAGTGGCAGCTCGCTCTCACTGAAAACCCCGACGGAGCCGTCCGAGTCGACGTCGAAAGACAGAACTGAACCTGAAGAGGCCACCACCTCTTCACCTCAGACGTCCAAGAACAGCGAGGCAGGGTCCCCTTGTTCATAA